The following DNA comes from Teredinibacter haidensis.
CGGCATTGTGCACAACACTGTCGGCACCAGCTTGCAGCAGTAGCAAAGGAGCTTTGATTTTCTTTGCCGCCTGCATTTGCACATTGCGTACTATGCAAGCCTGCTCGACCCAACCATAAGTCGGGGCACTTAATGCTGCATTTGGGTGCTGCTGAAAAACCTTCCTCGCCTGATAAAAACGCTCCGCTGAATGGGTGAGCCTGTTAAGTTTAAACGCCTCTTCGTCACTATTTTGGCTTGATCGAGGCGTTGAGCATTCCGCACAAAACCAGCTCACAACGCTAACAATGCCACACCCTCCGGGCACCCCAAGATCGGCCTCCAGCATCGGAGCATTTAGCACGGCCGCAGAGAAGAAATCGGGCCTTTTAGCCATCGCCAATATGCCGATGCTCCCGCCCACGGAATGACTAACCAGAAAACGCTTTTTGATCGGGGATTTTTCCACTTCCAGCTCTAAAAACGTGAGGAAGTCACCAACATAATGGCCGAAATCGACCACATGCCCCTTTAACCGATCCTCCAGCATTCTGCCCGAAAGCCCCTGACCTCTGTGGTCAAACGCATAAACAGAATATCCTTGCAGGTAAAGCTGATAAATAAACTCGCGATACTTCAAATAGGATTCCGTTCGCCCTGTAGACAACACAACCAAGCCTCGAGCGTTACGATTTTCAGCTTTTACGTGGGCGATCTCGATATTATCAACACCGGCAAAGTGGCCCGACTCTACAGTGGTAGCCCAAAAAAGATCCAGCTCAGCAGCGCCGTCGGCCGTCACCACCATCGGGATCAAAGCGGCAATCAATAAGCAATACCGACAAAACAGCATATTTTTTTTCCTATTTGTTATGGGCAGTCGTAATGGCCGCTACGCCTGTACTACAATAGCGATCTCTTTTAGCTTCTTAATTCCTATTGCTTTTCATGCCTGAAATCACCAAGTCCATTTCCGAAACCAAAGTCATTGTCGGTATGTCCGGCGGTGTTGACTCCTCCGTTTCTGCGCTACTGCTGTTACAGCAGGGTTATCAGGTGGAAGGCCTGTTTATGAAAAACTGGAACGAGGACGACGGTACAGAGTACTGTACCGCTATGACAGACTTAATGGATGCAGCCTCCGTTTGCCAGAAGCTCGGCATCCATCTGCATACCGCCAACTTCGCTGCCCAGTACTGGGACAACGTTTTCGAGCATTTTTTAGCTGAATATAAAGCGGGCCGCACCCCCAACCCCGACATCCTCTGTAATCGCGAAATTAAATTCAAGGTTTTCCTCGATTACGCAGAATCTCTGGGTGCCGACTATATCGCCACAGGTCACTACACCCGTACGCGCAACGAAAACGGTCACACCTACCTCTGCAAAGGACTAGATGGCAATAAAGACCAAAGCTATTTTCTGCACGCTGTTGGCGAAAATGAATTTGCCAAAACCCTGTTCCCTATTGGCGAACTGGATAAGCCAGTTGTCCGTGAGCTGGCCGAAAAGCACGATCTGGTCACCCATAACAAGAAGGACAGTACCGGCATCTGCTTTATCGGCGAACGGCGCTTCAAAGACTTTCTAGAAACCTACCTCCCCGCTCAGCCGGGTGACATTATCACGCCCGAAGGAACGGTAATAGGCCAGCACGAAGGCTTAATGTACTACACCATCGGCCAGCGCCAAGGCCTAGGCATTGGCGGTGTTGCCGGGGCACCGGAGGAACCTTGGTACGTTGCCCAAAAACAATTGGAAACGAACCAGTTACTAGTCGTTCAAGGTAAGAACCACCCCCTGCTCTTTGAGCCTGGCCTGAAAGCCAGCCAAATGCATTGGATAAATGGCGAAGCCCTGGCGGCGGGCAGCCGCTGCATGGCCAAAACCCGTTATCGTCAGCCAGACCAGGCCTGTACGCTAATCGACGTTAAGGATGACAGTATTACCGTACACTTTGACACCCCCCAGCGGGCTATCACCCCAGGGCAAAGCATTGTGCTTTACGACGGCGATATCTGCCTAGGCGGCGGCGTTATTGAATTTCCCACAAATGAGCAAGGAGAGTAAGTTTGGAGAAATCGTGGCAAAACATTGCCCTGGCGCTGGCAGGTGTTGTTCAGTGTGCGATTCAGGTGGAAGAGCTCGCAAAGACCGGTTACCTAAAAACAGAACCATTCGAAACCGCCGTTAACAGTCTGCTCAACCAGAATCCCGATTCAACCGAAGATGTATTTGGTCGTGTTTCAGCGCTGTCTCTCGGACTGGAATCACTCGATTTGATGCTGCAGAACCACCGCAACCCCAAACACTCAGATGCCTTGCGCTATATCCTCGGCATGATCCACTTACAGAAACGCCTGGCTAGACGTAAAGAACTGCTTTCCGTTATCGGTAGTCGGCTGGAAAAAACCCAGCATCAAGTGCAGCACTTCGGGCCGACCCACGACAATGTTATTGGCAATATTGCTGATATATACACCGATACCATCAGCAAATTCCCCTATCGTATCCAAGTCACAGGCGAATACACCTACCTGCAGCAAAGTCGAGTTGCCTCCCAGATCCGAACCCTACTACTGGCCGGCATTCGCGCCGCCACGCTGTGGCGTCAGGTCGGCGGCACCCGCTGGCAACTACTGTTATATCGCTCTAAATTAAGTAGAGCGGTAAGCACTTTACGCCAACAATGTGCCCCCGACTAAAAGCCTGAAATTTAACCGCATTTCAGGTAGAATGCGCGCCTTTTCCGTTTACCCGCTCTCCGTACATCATCCTTTTGGGGAGCAACAATCAAGAGACAATTTCGCTTATGGACTTATCTGCCCTTTCCGCTATTTCTCCCATCGATGGCCGCTACGGTGGCAAAACGGCGGATCTACGCCCCCACTTCAGTGAGTACGGTTTAATTCGCTGCCGTGTCGAGGTGGAAATCCGTTGGTTACAACGTTTGGCAGAGCATCCTGAAATCAGTGAAATTGGCAATTTAAGCGATGAATCCCAAGCGCAATTAAACCGTATTCTCAGCGATTTTTCCGAAGCCGATGCGCAAGCAATCAAAGACATTGAGCGCACCACCAACCACGATGTAAAAGCGGTCGAGTACTTCATAAAAGATAAATTCAAGGGCAACGCAGAGCTGGAAGCCGTTTCCGAATTCGTACACTTCGCCTGTACATCTGAAGATATCAACAATCTTTCCCATGCTCTGATGCTGAAAAGCGGTCTGGATGCAGTATTGCTGCCAGAAATGAAAACGCTGACCACCGCAATTGCCGACCTAGCGATTGAATATGCCGCAGTACCGATGCTATCCCGCACCCACGGACAAACCGCTTCACCATCTACCGTAGGTAAAGAATTGGCCAACGTTGCCGCCCGTCTACAGCGGCAGGTATCACAAGTCACCACCGTTAACCTGCTGGGCAAGATCAATGGCGCCGTGGGCAACTACAATGCCCACCTGTCCGCCTACCCGGAAATCGACTGGCAAGCTAATGCCAAAACCTTTGTCGAAAGCCTCGGCCTTACCTGGAACCCTTACACCACGCAGATTGAACCGCACGATTACATCGCAGAGTTATTCGATGCCATCTGCCGATTCAACACCATTTTGCTGGATTTCGACCGCGATGTTTGGGGCTATATTTCTCTGGGCTACTTCAAGCAAAAAACCATTGCAGGCGAAATAGGTTCATCCACCATGCCACACAAGGTGAACCCCATCGATTTCGAAAACTCCGAGGGCAACCTGGGGCTGGCCAATGCAGTATTTAGTCACCTCTCCGCCAAACTGCCTGTTTCACGCTGGCAGCGCGACCTGACAGATTCCACCGTACTGCGTAATATGGGCGTGGGCTTTGGCTACAGTCTGATCGCCTATGGGTCTACACTTAAAGGTATCCGTAAGCTGCAAATCAATGAGCATCTGCTGGCGGCAGACCTCGATAACAGCTGGGAAGTCCTTGCTGAACCAATCCAAACCGTTATGCGCCGCTATGCTATTGAAGGTGCTTACGAAAAGCTAAAAGAACTCACGCGCGGCCAGGCGATTAGCCAGCAGGTCATCCAAGATTTTGTACAAACACTCGATATACCCAAAAAGGCCAAGCTGGAACTCAGTAATTTAACGCCAGGCAGCTATATCGGTAACGCCATAGAACAGGCCAAAGCCGTAAAAGACCTGTTAGGATAACCAAAGAAAGGTTAACCCAACACCCAGTTTTACTGGGTTAACCTTCCTTCAGTCTGGGTAGACAGGAGGTTTTATGGACAGCTCTCATCCCTTTCCGCGCCTTAATTATCTGGGCGATATGCCAATCGATACGTTCCTTGAGGAATACTGGCAGAAAAAACCCTTGTTGGTTCGCCAAGCTATTCCGCATTTTGTATCCCCACTTTCTGCCGATGAACTGGCCGGGCTATCTCTGGAAGAAGACGTGGTTTCCCGCCTAATTGTTCAGGGAAAACAGAAAAACGACTGGTCGCTGCAACACGGCCCGCTCACCGAGGACACCTTTGCCAACTTACCGGATGATCACTGGACGCTGCTGGTTCAACACGCAGACCTGCTCGAGCCGGACGTAAATCGGCTGCTGGAAGCCTTTCGCTTCCTGCCTCGCTGGAGATTGGACGATATTATGATCAGCTACGCCAGCGATGGCGGCGGTGTAGGCCCTCACTTTGACTACTACGACGTTTTCCTGCTGCAAGCCAAAGGTAAGCGCCGCTGGCGTCTGGGCCAGACCTGCAGTACTGAAGACCCACTTATCCCCGGAATCGACCTAAAGATCTTGCAGCGTTTCGAAACAAGCTCAGACTGGCTCGTCGAGCCCGGCGACCTACTCTACATCCCGCCCAACCTGGCCCACTGGGGCGAAGCTGTTGGCGACGACTGTATTACTTACTCTATTGGCTTCCGCGCCCCCAGCTACGGCGACGTACTGATAGATTTTGCTCAGGAAATGGCCTCAATGTGCAGCGAAGATAAGCGCTACAGTGACAGCGAGCACAAACAACAGGCTCTTAGCGGCGAGATTACTGCCCATTCACTAGAGGCCGTCAGCGCAATTATCCACCGCTTCAGTCAAAACAAGAACTACTTGGCCAGCTGGCTTGGCGAGTATATGACACGCCCCAACCCCGGTGGGGAAGAAGCCAGCCAGGGCGAATTCCCGGTGGAACAACTGTCTACCACATTGTGTAAGCTCACCCCTTTCGCTCGCTGCGCTTTTTATAACACCAGCGACCACTGCATTGTATTTATTAACGGACACCGGTGGCACTGTTCTAAACCCCTGGCGATTATGCTCAGCAACGGAGAAAGCATCCTGTATTCACAACTGGACACCAAAGATCAGTACATACTGAAACATCTAGCGGAAGACGGTTTATTGGAGTATGCAGATGAGTGAGGCGCCATGCGAACTGGAAATTGTTAGCTGGACGGAAAACAGCTTGCTGCTATCCGACATCCGTAGAAAAGTTTTTATAGAAGAACAGAACGTTAGCGAAGCTGAAGAGTGGGACGAGCAGGACGCCCACGAAGAAACTCAGCACTTTATGATATCCAAAAACGATCAAGCCGTTGGCTGTGCCCGACTGCTTGCAAACGGCCAAATCGGACGAATGGCTATTCGCAAGGGTTTTAGGGAGCAGGGGTTTGGGCTGGAGTTGCTCCGGGGCATTATTCGCCACTCCCTACAGCAGCAATTTGCCAGCCACACGGAAAAAGATCTATTCCTCCATGCGCAGGTCGCAGCGATTCCATTTTATAAAAAAATGGGTTTTCATGAGATCGGCAATCACTTTATGGATGCCGGCATCCCCCATAAAACCATGGTACTGGAGCTTGATAGTTCTACGTTGACCACCCTTTACCGTGATCGGGTCTGGCGACTGCAACAAGCCCATGAATTTTCCCAGCATCTGGTGCAAACCATCCGCTTTGGCAATCTCAATCTCAATATTTTTTGTCACCACCTGACCCCAAGCCTGTGGGCTCACCCAGAAGCCGTCAAAGCCATTTCAGCACTAGCACGCCGTAGCGCCCATTCCCGCATTCGCATCCTGCTCCAGGACGCCAAAGCCATTACAGGCAAACACCACCCGGTGGTCGTCCTGTGCCAGCGCATCAGCTCCCGTATGGAAATCAAAGTCTTGGATAAAGATGTCGGTAATTTCGACAATGCCTACGCGATTATCGATGAAAAACAGCTGGTATACCTCAACAGCGAAGATACCTGTACGGGTTTTGCCAACTACCAAGCGGCTGCAGAAAGCCAGCATCTGCGGGAAGAGTTTGATCGCATATGGCTGTACAGCAGCCACAGCGACCAGGATCTAGCACAACTGTATTTGTAACTATGCTAATTCAAGCCCAAGCTGCCCGTCCTGATAGACGATCGGGTACTGCCGTAAACAGTCTAATTGCTTCGCTAACGGACCTTCAGCTTCCCCACTTTCAAGATTAAATTCGATGCCGTGAGCCCGGCAGCGGATTTTGTGATCGCTTAACAATTGGGCGTGAGTCAAGGGAACGTCCATATGGGGACATCGATTCTCGACGATATAGGGCTTAGCCTCCACCTGAACCAGCAATAGTTCATGCTGGTTCACGGTAAACGCCTTTTGGTAGCCATCGAACATCTGGCTTAACTTCTCCAGAGGAAAAAAAGCCATTCTGCCTTCTCTCAAATAAATTACAGTTCCAGTTTGCGAATACTGGCGTTGATAAAGGCCTGCTTCAGTTCTTCATAGGTTTCCACTGCGGGAAACTGAGGGAATTCATCAATCACATTCTGTGGTGCACTGAACAGGATACCCGCATCGGCCTCAGCCAGCATGGTAGTATCGTTGTAGGAATCACCCGCCGCGATAGTGCGATAGTAAATGGATTTGAAAGCGCAAATGGACTGGCGCTTGGGGTTGGCCTGGCGCAGATTGTAATCGACGACCTTGCCGTTATCGTCTACTGTCAATTTATGGCAAAGTAGTGTTGGGTATCCCAACTGGGCCATTAACGGGCCAGCGAATTCGTAAAAGGTATCAGACAGAATCACGACCTGAAAGCGCTCACGCAGCCAGTTAAGAAACTCAGCAGCGCCCGGCAAAGGGCTTAGTGTGGCGATAACATCCTGAATTTCCTTTAGCCCCAGCCCCGCCTTCTCCAGCTCTTTTAGGCGCATGGTCATCAGTTCATCGTAATCTGGAATATCTCGGGTAGTCGCCTTAAGAGCTTCAATACCGGTTTTTTCGGCAAACGCAATCCAGATTTCCGGGATGAGTACACCTTCAAGGTCAAGACAGGCTAGTTCCACAATCAGCTCCTTACGGCTAGACACAAAATTAAACGTAAATTGTGCCGCAAATCTACAGAAGTCGCTGGGAATTACAAGGCGTATAAGCATATTGTTTATGATTATTTTTAAACATATACAGGCTCTGGTATTCTTGCGCGCTTTGTAAACTATTCTCGAACGTTTAAGCCCAGCAGGCAGACTATTACATGAACGATACGGTAAACCTTGTCGATATCGACAACACGCTTCAACAATCAACGCCCCAGGAAATTCTAGCCTACGCCTTGGAGCAGCACGACAACCTTGCCATCTCCTTTAGCGGTGCAGAAGATATCGTACTTGTCGATATGGCTGCACGAATCAAGCCCGGAGTTAAGGTTTTTTGCCTCGATACCGGTCGCCTCCACGCGCAGACCTATCAATTTATCGAGCAGGTGCGTAAGCATTACGATATCGAACTGGATGTACTCTTCCCATCAACAGAAGCAGTACAAAAACTGGTTGCCAGTAAAGGCCTATTCAGTTTTTACGATGACAACCATAAGGAATGTTGCGGGGTACGCAAAGTAGGCCCGCTACGCAGCAAACTTTTACAGGTGGATGCCTGGGTAACCGGCCAGCGTAAAGACCAAAGCCCCGGTACACGGGCAAGCATTCCCGTTATTCAAAACGATAAAGTATTTGCCCGCGCTGGTGAAACTCTGATCAAGTTTAATCCGCTGGTTAATTGGACATCCCAGCAAGTATGGGAATATATTCGTACAGAGGGCGTCCCCTACAACCCACTGCACGACAATGGATATGTTTCGATAGGCTGCGAACCCTGCACACGCCCAATTGGCCCCGGCCAGCACGAGCGAGAAGGTCGCTGGTGGTGGGAGGATGCCACGAAAAAAGAATGTGGCCTACACTCAACAAATATTCAAAAATAAGCTCCAAGGGATATCGACACTTTAGATAAGCGGGAACAATTATGAAAATCACACTGGTAAAAAAAATCCTGGCTGATGGCTCACCCTGCAAAAAATGCGGTGATGTTCTGCAAAAGCTGGAATCCAGCGGGCAAATGGCGTTTATTGACGCAACAGCAGTCGCAGATGAGCGAGACCCCTCAAGCGAGGGTATTGCCCTGGCAAAGAAATATGACGTGAATCGTGCGCCCTTCTTTATCGTTGAAAATGAAGGTAAAGCGGCTGTTATTTACACGGTGTATATGAAGTTTGTGAAGGAAGTCCTTAACCAGAAAACAGAAGAGAGTGAAGAACTCAAAGAAATTATGGAAAACAACGACGACCTAGATTTCCTGTAGCTTTCGACCCGCAAAACTAAAGCAGGCCGCCAAACTCCGGCCTGCTTTAGCTTGTCACCGCTCAATACTCTGGCAACGCCACATGGGAAAAGAGTTCATCCAGCTCGACCTTAGAGTGTCGATTAAACGCTTCACTAACCAAATCCTTGGTTAAATGCGGCGCAAACTCCTCAATAAACTCATACATAAAACCACGTAGGAAAGTACCACGACGGAAACCAATTTTTGTGGTGCTGGCACGGAACAAATGGCTAGCATCCAAAGCGACTAGATCACTATCTTCCTCTTCCTGGTAGGCCATTTTAGCCACGATCCCAATACCCAAGCCCAGCCGCACATAGGTTTTGATAACATCGGCATCTGCCGCGGTGAATACCACGCGCGGTGCTAGCCCTCGCTCCATAAAAGCCTCATCCAGCTTGGAACGACCGGTAAAACCGAAGACATAGGTCACAATGGGATACTTGGCCACATCCTCCAGAGTAAGCGTGGAAACCTGACACAAGGGATGGTTTTTGGGAACGAGAATACAACGATTCCAGCGATAGCAGGGCAACATAATCAGATCACTAAATAACTCCAGCGCTTCCGTTGCAATAGCAAAGTCGACCGAGCCATCTGCAGCCATTTCCGAGATCTGCATGGGCGTACCCTGATGCATATGCAAAGAAACATCCGGATATTTATCGATAAACTTGGAAATTACGTCAGGTAAGGCATAACGCGCCTGTGTGTGGGTGGTTGCGATAGACAAGCTTCCCTTGCGCTCATTACTGAACTCCTGGGCAACCTGCTTAATGCTTTCTACTTTGCGCAGAATTTCACCCGAGGTTCTCAAAATAGCCTCGCCAGCTGGCGTAATACGGGTAAGGTGCTTACCACTACGAGAGAAAATCTCGACACCTAGCTCATCTTCCAGCAAGCGAATTTGCTTACTGATCCCTGGTTGTGATGTGTATAAACTCTGGGCGGTAGCCGAAACATTTAGCTCGTGATGAGCGACTTCCCAGATATACCGCAGCTGTTGCAGTTTCATATGCCCTCCAATTGGCGGCGGAACGTGATTTTTATATGCGTAAAACCGGGCACCTTATACCTAAAAGCACCCAAAACGACATTTCATTATAAAAATAGAAGAAAATATTCTTTTGAAGAATAGTTATAAATACGTATATTTGCCACCCGTATTTGTAATTTAGCAGTCAGCCTCACATTTTTCAGTACTAAATATGGATTTAGTTTTTTATATTTTCGCCGGCGCGGCGGTCGGACTGGCTGTTGGCCTCACGGGAGTTGGAGGAGGGTCACTTATGACCCCTCTACTCATCCTTTGGGGCATCCCAGAAAAGATCGCTATCGGTACCGACCTCCTCTATGCGGCCGCAACCAAAACCGGGGCTATGCACGCCCATCAGAAACAGGGCACAGTGCGCTGGAAATTGGTTTTTACCCTGGCCGCGGGCAGCATCCCCGCATCCCTACTGACAACAGTGGCGTTGCGTTTTGCCATACCCAAGGATCTCGATTACGCGCCATTGCTAACCCACACCCTGGGTTTTATGTTGATCCTTACTTCATTAGTTGTGTTCTTTAAGAAACAAATTCAGAAGGGCTTCGCATCAAAAAATGCTGAACAGGGATGGTTCTACCGAAATGCGACCGCAGTAACCTTCTCCGCAGGCATCGTTCTGGGCGTATTTGTTACACTGTCGTCGGTAGGTGCTGGAGCGTTCTGCGCAGCGTTATTGTTATTGCTCTACCCCCGTCTACCCGCATTACAGGTCGTGGGCACGGATATTTCTCATGCCGTACCGCTCACTCTAATTGCTGGCCTAGGCCACCTATGGAACAATAATGTCGACTTTCAACTCTTATTCGGTTTGCTACTAGGCTCTCTGCCAGCGGTCCATCTGGGAGCAAAACTCGCTGTACGAGTTCCAAATTCAATACTCCAGCCTATTCTCGCCTGTATTTTGATGATGATCGGAATCAAGTTCGCATTTTTGGCACCGGCACACTAAGCTCTGTCGATAAGCTCATTAGCAATGCCGTTGGGAACGTGTCCAGTGGCAACATGGTCACGGGCGGACTGACAATGGGTTTGTTGATCATCAAAAAATACATCTGCGCCATAGGCCTGCAGAAATTTACCCTTGCTTAAACCGCCCAAAAATAGAGATTCATCAATTCGCACATTCCATGCGCGCAATGTGCGAATAACCCTTTCATGTGCTGGTGCGGAGCGCGCAGTTACCAGCGCCGTCCGAATAGGGCACTCTCGCCCTTGAAATTCATTCTGCAAACCCTGTAAGGCAGCGAGAAAAGACTTAAACGGGCCACCACTTAAGGGGGTTTTTGCCGATTCACGCTCACTTTTTGCAAAGGCATCTAAGCCCTGCCTCTGGTAAACCTGCTCAGCCTCATCAGAAAATAGTACGGCATCACCATCGAAGGCAAACCTTAACTGATTACTCTCGCCTTTACTTTTTGACGATGTTAATAACGTCGCGGCGGCAACGCCCTGCTCTATCGCATGCCGTACGTCCCTCGCATCCGTGGATAAAAATAGATGCCCGTTAAAAGGTGAAATATAACGATAAGGGCTCTCACCACCGGTAAAGGCTGCGCGCGTAATATCCAGCCCGTAGTGATTGATAGAGTTAAATATACGCAACCCAGTATCGGCACTGTTGCGAGAAAGTAAAATTATTTCTACCCTAGGCTCCCCGCCCAGCTGCTCATTAATCTTTAACAACTTTTCGACCATAGGAAAGGCATCGCCAGGAGGAAGTACAACGTCCTCGTGCGCTATCTGGTATTTGGAGTATGCTTCTAGACCATCGTTTTCAAATACCTGGTGGCTTTCGTCAAGATCAAACAGCGCTCTCGACGAAATTGCGATAACCAACTTACCCCCCAGCTGAGATGTCATAGTCTTTACCTCCCCAGTACAACATTGCGGTATGGAAACAGGCCAAATACGCCTCCAGTGTGAACAAACACAATATCCTCCATTCCCGAAAAAATACCGGATTTAATTTCACTGACCAATCCATAAAACGCTTTTCCGGTATACACGGGGTCCAAAATGATGCCCTCTTCTTGCGCAACCATCTGTATACATTGAAACAGTTCATCATAACCCTGCGCATAGCCGGGACCGATATAGGCATCCAAGGTGTGAATGCGTAATTCAGCTAAAAGCTCATCAAGATTTGTTTTGTTAAAAAAAGCACCCCATCGTTTTTGCCAGGCACTGATATCGCTCCTCACCTTGTTATGGAAATAGAGTTCCGAGTCACACACAGCGACACCATGCACAGGTATTAATGACCCCTGCAGGTGCAGACCCAAGGTCAGGCCCGCCTGGGTCCCCCCTGAACCAGTTGCCACAACAATCGCATCCGGCTGAATATCATTTTGCTTGAAATCGTTTAACAGCTCTTCGGACGCCTGCAGGTACCCCCAAAGGCCAACCTCATCACTGGCTCCGGTCGGAATAACGTAAGCTGACCGCCCAACAGATTGGTAATACTCTTTCCAATGCTGAAAAATGCCTCCCAGATTTGCGACATATTCATCATCCGGATAGATGGAAACCTCGGCACCAGCCATATGATCCATTAGCAAATTGCCATCGATACAGGAAGCGGGATCCCCTCGTAATAGCAGATGCACCTTCAAGCCCAACTGAGCGCCAACCAGCGCTGCTGTTCGGCAATGGTTAGACTGAACACCACCACAGGTAATTAAGGTATCACAGCCTTGAGCTAATGCTTCTGCAACAACAAACTCTAGCTTGCGGAGCTTATTTCCCGTCTGAGCCGAGCCGGTAAAATCATCCTGTTTAAGCCAAATGCGAGGGCCGCCAAGCGGTCGGGACAAGCGATCCAGAGGGCGAATAGGCGTGGGAAGATGCGCTAATGAAAGTCGGGACGGTTTATAGGCTAACATAAGCGGTAAAGGTACCTTGAAAGCCTAGATAGGTAAAGAGAGAGGGGGAGCTAAGGCCTCGGCCGCAAACCGCAGCCAAGGCTTGCAGACCTAACTAGATAGACTTGATAGTGCCCTTGGGCAGTACCGCGTGTACGGATGACTTTTGAAATTTCAAATCTACATTATTAGTAGCATTCAAGGTAATGTAATTTTCATCTACTTCTGTAATTTTACCTAGCATGCCACTGGTCAATACCACTTCATCACCCTTACCCAGGGTCTCGACCAAAGACTTATGCTCTTTCTGCCGCTTGCGCTGTGGCCGAATTATCACAAAATACATAAAGACAAATAGACCACCAAGCAGTACAAAATTCATAAAACCAGCATTGGGAGGAGCAGCACCTTCTGTTTGCGCTACTGCTTCAGCGATAAAAAAGCTCATACGTAGATTAACCTCTGTCGTTCTTACAAAAAGCTAATGAGGGACTCACTAACAGTTGGAATGGAAGGCGGCTAACTCTACAAGATGCGGTGAAAGAGTCAAGCAATTCATACGCGGTTTAACCCAATTAGCACGCAGACCGGTAATTCAAGCGCTAACAGCCTAGAGAAAAGCGGTTAGAAAGGGAAGGAGCTTCCA
Coding sequences within:
- a CDS encoding alpha/beta fold hydrolase, which encodes MLFCRYCLLIAALIPMVVTADGAAELDLFWATTVESGHFAGVDNIEIAHVKAENRNARGLVVLSTGRTESYLKYREFIYQLYLQGYSVYAFDHRGQGLSGRMLEDRLKGHVVDFGHYVGDFLTFLELEVEKSPIKKRFLVSHSVGGSIGILAMAKRPDFFSAAVLNAPMLEADLGVPGGCGIVSVVSWFCAECSTPRSSQNSDEEAFKLNRLTHSAERFYQARKVFQQHPNAALSAPTYGWVEQACIVRNVQMQAAKKIKAPLLLLQAGADSVVHNAAQDRFCQQKRDLCDGNAPRVVADAYHEIFFEEDKYRDEGFAAMLDMFERHL
- a CDS encoding cupin domain-containing protein, coding for MDSSHPFPRLNYLGDMPIDTFLEEYWQKKPLLVRQAIPHFVSPLSADELAGLSLEEDVVSRLIVQGKQKNDWSLQHGPLTEDTFANLPDDHWTLLVQHADLLEPDVNRLLEAFRFLPRWRLDDIMISYASDGGGVGPHFDYYDVFLLQAKGKRRWRLGQTCSTEDPLIPGIDLKILQRFETSSDWLVEPGDLLYIPPNLAHWGEAVGDDCITYSIGFRAPSYGDVLIDFAQEMASMCSEDKRYSDSEHKQQALSGEITAHSLEAVSAIIHRFSQNKNYLASWLGEYMTRPNPGGEEASQGEFPVEQLSTTLCKLTPFARCAFYNTSDHCIVFINGHRWHCSKPLAIMLSNGESILYSQLDTKDQYILKHLAEDGLLEYADE
- the purB gene encoding adenylosuccinate lyase — protein: MDLSALSAISPIDGRYGGKTADLRPHFSEYGLIRCRVEVEIRWLQRLAEHPEISEIGNLSDESQAQLNRILSDFSEADAQAIKDIERTTNHDVKAVEYFIKDKFKGNAELEAVSEFVHFACTSEDINNLSHALMLKSGLDAVLLPEMKTLTTAIADLAIEYAAVPMLSRTHGQTASPSTVGKELANVAARLQRQVSQVTTVNLLGKINGAVGNYNAHLSAYPEIDWQANAKTFVESLGLTWNPYTTQIEPHDYIAELFDAICRFNTILLDFDRDVWGYISLGYFKQKTIAGEIGSSTMPHKVNPIDFENSEGNLGLANAVFSHLSAKLPVSRWQRDLTDSTVLRNMGVGFGYSLIAYGSTLKGIRKLQINEHLLAADLDNSWEVLAEPIQTVMRRYAIEGAYEKLKELTRGQAISQQVIQDFVQTLDIPKKAKLELSNLTPGSYIGNAIEQAKAVKDLLG
- a CDS encoding Rieske (2Fe-2S) protein, encoding MAFFPLEKLSQMFDGYQKAFTVNQHELLLVQVEAKPYIVENRCPHMDVPLTHAQLLSDHKIRCRAHGIEFNLESGEAEGPLAKQLDCLRQYPIVYQDGQLGLELA
- the mnmA gene encoding tRNA 2-thiouridine(34) synthase MnmA, whose protein sequence is MPEITKSISETKVIVGMSGGVDSSVSALLLLQQGYQVEGLFMKNWNEDDGTEYCTAMTDLMDAASVCQKLGIHLHTANFAAQYWDNVFEHFLAEYKAGRTPNPDILCNREIKFKVFLDYAESLGADYIATGHYTRTRNENGHTYLCKGLDGNKDQSYFLHAVGENEFAKTLFPIGELDKPVVRELAEKHDLVTHNKKDSTGICFIGERRFKDFLETYLPAQPGDIITPEGTVIGQHEGLMYYTIGQRQGLGIGGVAGAPEEPWYVAQKQLETNQLLVVQGKNHPLLFEPGLKASQMHWINGEALAAGSRCMAKTRYRQPDQACTLIDVKDDSITVHFDTPQRAITPGQSIVLYDGDICLGGGVIEFPTNEQGE
- the hflD gene encoding high frequency lysogenization protein HflD, which encodes MEKSWQNIALALAGVVQCAIQVEELAKTGYLKTEPFETAVNSLLNQNPDSTEDVFGRVSALSLGLESLDLMLQNHRNPKHSDALRYILGMIHLQKRLARRKELLSVIGSRLEKTQHQVQHFGPTHDNVIGNIADIYTDTISKFPYRIQVTGEYTYLQQSRVASQIRTLLLAGIRAATLWRQVGGTRWQLLLYRSKLSRAVSTLRQQCAPD
- a CDS encoding GNAT family N-acetyltransferase; the protein is MSEAPCELEIVSWTENSLLLSDIRRKVFIEEQNVSEAEEWDEQDAHEETQHFMISKNDQAVGCARLLANGQIGRMAIRKGFREQGFGLELLRGIIRHSLQQQFASHTEKDLFLHAQVAAIPFYKKMGFHEIGNHFMDAGIPHKTMVLELDSSTLTTLYRDRVWRLQQAHEFSQHLVQTIRFGNLNLNIFCHHLTPSLWAHPEAVKAISALARRSAHSRIRILLQDAKAITGKHHPVVVLCQRISSRMEIKVLDKDVGNFDNAYAIIDEKQLVYLNSEDTCTGFANYQAAAESQHLREEFDRIWLYSSHSDQDLAQLYL
- the thrH gene encoding bifunctional phosphoserine phosphatase/homoserine phosphotransferase ThrH — protein: MELACLDLEGVLIPEIWIAFAEKTGIEALKATTRDIPDYDELMTMRLKELEKAGLGLKEIQDVIATLSPLPGAAEFLNWLRERFQVVILSDTFYEFAGPLMAQLGYPTLLCHKLTVDDNGKVVDYNLRQANPKRQSICAFKSIYYRTIAAGDSYNDTTMLAEADAGILFSAPQNVIDEFPQFPAVETYEELKQAFINASIRKLEL